One region of Chrysemys picta bellii isolate R12L10 chromosome 21, ASM1138683v2, whole genome shotgun sequence genomic DNA includes:
- the CCDC27 gene encoding coiled-coil domain-containing protein 27 isoform X7 — MNLMTKGFSELQELSSRRQQTPVWKLPSGRSTLSKSAQAVRRYYENQADIKPAGVSASEYEPQVEELQRSFLMRPGCPRFSNRATSTSYLESTLSHSPDLSFNLSTISLSSQLNFEEWNAAFQNTYPLESATKAGQLLLSKSFSGLSKWKSFTEGIVPAEQQRGPIESKIPWYIDVIREKERCLLMMGEKINRLSRCEAECARKDDVISILREEIENLKKHLELLRRESVITEEYSEMQQKGLRQEDMEKELLSGTEIEVASEEEEENEAEAEEKASLIKLREFQQMNQELCKELEKAKTDYDMATGAITSLQRQLAFQESQLRRAESEKEMLQKELRERGSQLQAMSAKFSSLREERKREEMMGIIERENYKLRQDIVEQESRLAEKNKLIDDLQSKINQLQAEVMVAQHHMQKQLCDQSETQSQVEALKHAEQQAKVALECISARFERFRSKIIQATYSAAGAKSPQAEISDEEALEAMQRIISERLDYHQMLKQKGVKVPSLFSSEPANLSSPNSKTTKKSPVK, encoded by the exons ATGAACTTGATGACAAAGGGTTTCAGTGAGCTCCAGGAACTAAGCAGCCGAAGGCAACAGACACCTGTATGGAAACTTCCCAGCGGTAGATCCACGCTGAGTAAATCGGCTCAAGCAGTCAGACGCTACTATGAGAACCAA GCTGATATCAAACCTGCTGGCGTCTCTGCGTCAGAGTATGAGCCCCAGGTGGAGGAATTACAGAGATCTTTTCTAATGCGCCCTGGATGTCCTAGATTTAGTAACAGAGCAACTTCAACATCCTATCTTG AAAGTACTTTATCACACAGCCCTGATTTGTCCTTTAATCTGAGTACCATCAGTCTGTCCTCCCAACTCAACTTTGAAGAGTGGAATGCTGCCTTTCAGAACACATATCCATTAGAATCGGCCACCAAAG CTGGCCAGCTCCTACTCAGTAAAAGTTTCAGTGGTCTCTCTAAATGGAAGAGTTTCACAGAAGGAATCGTTCCTGCTGAACAACAAAGAGGACCTATAGAGAGTAAAATCCCATGGTACATTGATGTAATCCGTGAGAAG GAACGATGCTTGTTGATGATGGGAGAAAAGATTAATCGTCTTTCAAGATGTGAAGCGGAATGTGCAAGGAAGGATGATGTAATCTCTATCCTTAGGGAGGAGATAGAGAATCTGAAGAAGCATCTGGAGCTGCTCAGGAGGGAAAGTGTCATCACAGAGGAG TATTCAGAAATGCAGCAAAAGGGCTTGAGACAAGAGGACATGGAAAAAGAGCTTCTCAGTGGTACAGAAATTGAAGTGGCttctgaagaggaggaggagaatgaggcAGAGGCGGAAGAGAAAGCATCCCTGATCAAGCTCAGAGAATTCCAGCAAATGAACCAAGAACTCTGTAAAGAACTGGAGAAAGCAAAGACGGACTATGACATGGCCACAG GTGCCATCACTTCCTTGCAAAGGCAGCTGGCTTTCCAGGAGTCACAGCTACGGAGAGCAGAGTCTGAAAAGGAAATGCTACAAAAGGAGCTTCGAGAGCGGGGAAGTCAACTGCAAGCCATGTCTGCCAAG TTTTCCAGCCTTCGAGAAGAACGGAAGCGTGAAGAAATGATGGGAAtaatagagagagagaattacaAACTCCGACAG GACATTGTGGAACAAGAATCCAGACTGGCCGAGAAAAACAAACTGATTGATGATTTGCAGAGCAAGATCAACCAGCTCCAGGCAGAGGTTATGGTAGCCCAGCACCACATGCAGAAGCAGCTGTGTGACCAAAGTGAGACGCAGAGCCAAGTCGAGGCCTTGAAGCACGCTGAGCAGCAGGCCAAAGTTGCACTGGAGTGCATCAGTGCCAGG tttgAAAGATTTCGAAGCAAAATAATTCAGGCCACATACAGCGCTGCAGGCGCCAAATCCCCCCAAGCTGAAATTAGCGATGAGGAGGCACTGGAGGCTATGCAG AGAATAATTAGCGAGCGGCTGGATTATCATCAGATGCTGAAACAGAAGGGTGTGAAGGTCCCGTCTCTCTTCAGTAGTGAGCCAGCAAATTTGTCCTCTCCTAATTCTAAGACCACCAAAAAGAGTCCTGTGAAATAG
- the CCDC27 gene encoding coiled-coil domain-containing protein 27 isoform X5 translates to MRPGCPRFSNRATSTSYLESTLSHSPDLSFNLSTISLSSQLNFEEWNAAFQNTYPLESATKAGQLLLSKSFSGLSKWKSFTEGIVPAEQQRGPIESKIPWYIDVIREKERCLLMMGEKINRLSRCEAECARKDDVISILREEIENLKKHLELLRRESVITEEKDAASEPVADDSKTKMPGLSSSVQEGLGQSGTKEDLREEVACLKLKLSYSDKILDSKIASLSESLMKDQEELWQLEKEYSEMQQKGLRQEDMEKELLSGTEIEVASEEEEENEAEAEEKASLIKLREFQQMNQELCKELEKAKTDYDMATGAITSLQRQLAFQESQLRRAESEKEMLQKELRERGSQLQAMSAKFSSLREERKREEMMGIIERENYKLRQDIVEQESRLAEKNKLIDDLQSKINQLQAEVMVAQHHMQKQLCDQSETQSQVEALKHAEQQAKVALECISARFERFRSKIIQATYSAAGAKSPQAEISDEEALEAMQRIISERLDYHQMLKQKGVKVPSLFSSEPANLSSPNSKTTKKSPVK, encoded by the exons ATGCGCCCTGGATGTCCTAGATTTAGTAACAGAGCAACTTCAACATCCTATCTTG AAAGTACTTTATCACACAGCCCTGATTTGTCCTTTAATCTGAGTACCATCAGTCTGTCCTCCCAACTCAACTTTGAAGAGTGGAATGCTGCCTTTCAGAACACATATCCATTAGAATCGGCCACCAAAG CTGGCCAGCTCCTACTCAGTAAAAGTTTCAGTGGTCTCTCTAAATGGAAGAGTTTCACAGAAGGAATCGTTCCTGCTGAACAACAAAGAGGACCTATAGAGAGTAAAATCCCATGGTACATTGATGTAATCCGTGAGAAG GAACGATGCTTGTTGATGATGGGAGAAAAGATTAATCGTCTTTCAAGATGTGAAGCGGAATGTGCAAGGAAGGATGATGTAATCTCTATCCTTAGGGAGGAGATAGAGAATCTGAAGAAGCATCTGGAGCTGCTCAGGAGGGAAAGTGTCATCACAGAGGAG AAAGATGCAGCCTCCGAACCTGTAGCTGACGACAGCAAGACAAAGATGCCTGGGCTAAGCAGCTCAGTGCAGGAGGGCTTAGGACAAAGTGGCACTAAAGAAGATTTGAGAGAGGAGGtggcatgcttaaaattaaaactAAGCTACTCTGATAAAATTCTGGACTCTAAGATTGCTAGCCTGTCTGAGTCCCTGATGAAAGACCAGGAGGAACTATGGCAACTGGAAAAGGAG TATTCAGAAATGCAGCAAAAGGGCTTGAGACAAGAGGACATGGAAAAAGAGCTTCTCAGTGGTACAGAAATTGAAGTGGCttctgaagaggaggaggagaatgaggcAGAGGCGGAAGAGAAAGCATCCCTGATCAAGCTCAGAGAATTCCAGCAAATGAACCAAGAACTCTGTAAAGAACTGGAGAAAGCAAAGACGGACTATGACATGGCCACAG GTGCCATCACTTCCTTGCAAAGGCAGCTGGCTTTCCAGGAGTCACAGCTACGGAGAGCAGAGTCTGAAAAGGAAATGCTACAAAAGGAGCTTCGAGAGCGGGGAAGTCAACTGCAAGCCATGTCTGCCAAG TTTTCCAGCCTTCGAGAAGAACGGAAGCGTGAAGAAATGATGGGAAtaatagagagagagaattacaAACTCCGACAG GACATTGTGGAACAAGAATCCAGACTGGCCGAGAAAAACAAACTGATTGATGATTTGCAGAGCAAGATCAACCAGCTCCAGGCAGAGGTTATGGTAGCCCAGCACCACATGCAGAAGCAGCTGTGTGACCAAAGTGAGACGCAGAGCCAAGTCGAGGCCTTGAAGCACGCTGAGCAGCAGGCCAAAGTTGCACTGGAGTGCATCAGTGCCAGG tttgAAAGATTTCGAAGCAAAATAATTCAGGCCACATACAGCGCTGCAGGCGCCAAATCCCCCCAAGCTGAAATTAGCGATGAGGAGGCACTGGAGGCTATGCAG AGAATAATTAGCGAGCGGCTGGATTATCATCAGATGCTGAAACAGAAGGGTGTGAAGGTCCCGTCTCTCTTCAGTAGTGAGCCAGCAAATTTGTCCTCTCCTAATTCTAAGACCACCAAAAAGAGTCCTGTGAAATAG
- the CCDC27 gene encoding coiled-coil domain-containing protein 27 isoform X1, which produces MNLMTKGFSELQELSSRRQQTPVWKLPSGRSTLSKSAQAVRRYYENQADIKPAGVSASEYEPQVEELQRSFLMRPGCPRFSNRATSTSYLESTLSHSPDLSFNLSTISLSSQLNFEEWNAAFQNTYPLESATKAAGQLLLSKSFSGLSKWKSFTEGIVPAEQQRGPIESKIPWYIDVIREKERCLLMMGEKINRLSRCEAECARKDDVISILREEIENLKKHLELLRRESVITEEKDAASEPVADDSKTKMPGLSSSVQEGLGQSGTKEDLREEVACLKLKLSYSDKILDSKIASLSESLMKDQEELWQLEKEYSEMQQKGLRQEDMEKELLSGTEIEVASEEEEENEAEAEEKASLIKLREFQQMNQELCKELEKAKTDYDMATGAITSLQRQLAFQESQLRRAESEKEMLQKELRERGSQLQAMSAKFSSLREERKREEMMGIIERENYKLRQDIVEQESRLAEKNKLIDDLQSKINQLQAEVMVAQHHMQKQLCDQSETQSQVEALKHAEQQAKVALECISARFERFRSKIIQATYSAAGAKSPQAEISDEEALEAMQRIISERLDYHQMLKQKGVKVPSLFSSEPANLSSPNSKTTKKSPVK; this is translated from the exons ATGAACTTGATGACAAAGGGTTTCAGTGAGCTCCAGGAACTAAGCAGCCGAAGGCAACAGACACCTGTATGGAAACTTCCCAGCGGTAGATCCACGCTGAGTAAATCGGCTCAAGCAGTCAGACGCTACTATGAGAACCAA GCTGATATCAAACCTGCTGGCGTCTCTGCGTCAGAGTATGAGCCCCAGGTGGAGGAATTACAGAGATCTTTTCTAATGCGCCCTGGATGTCCTAGATTTAGTAACAGAGCAACTTCAACATCCTATCTTG AAAGTACTTTATCACACAGCCCTGATTTGTCCTTTAATCTGAGTACCATCAGTCTGTCCTCCCAACTCAACTTTGAAGAGTGGAATGCTGCCTTTCAGAACACATATCCATTAGAATCGGCCACCAAAG cagCTGGCCAGCTCCTACTCAGTAAAAGTTTCAGTGGTCTCTCTAAATGGAAGAGTTTCACAGAAGGAATCGTTCCTGCTGAACAACAAAGAGGACCTATAGAGAGTAAAATCCCATGGTACATTGATGTAATCCGTGAGAAG GAACGATGCTTGTTGATGATGGGAGAAAAGATTAATCGTCTTTCAAGATGTGAAGCGGAATGTGCAAGGAAGGATGATGTAATCTCTATCCTTAGGGAGGAGATAGAGAATCTGAAGAAGCATCTGGAGCTGCTCAGGAGGGAAAGTGTCATCACAGAGGAG AAAGATGCAGCCTCCGAACCTGTAGCTGACGACAGCAAGACAAAGATGCCTGGGCTAAGCAGCTCAGTGCAGGAGGGCTTAGGACAAAGTGGCACTAAAGAAGATTTGAGAGAGGAGGtggcatgcttaaaattaaaactAAGCTACTCTGATAAAATTCTGGACTCTAAGATTGCTAGCCTGTCTGAGTCCCTGATGAAAGACCAGGAGGAACTATGGCAACTGGAAAAGGAG TATTCAGAAATGCAGCAAAAGGGCTTGAGACAAGAGGACATGGAAAAAGAGCTTCTCAGTGGTACAGAAATTGAAGTGGCttctgaagaggaggaggagaatgaggcAGAGGCGGAAGAGAAAGCATCCCTGATCAAGCTCAGAGAATTCCAGCAAATGAACCAAGAACTCTGTAAAGAACTGGAGAAAGCAAAGACGGACTATGACATGGCCACAG GTGCCATCACTTCCTTGCAAAGGCAGCTGGCTTTCCAGGAGTCACAGCTACGGAGAGCAGAGTCTGAAAAGGAAATGCTACAAAAGGAGCTTCGAGAGCGGGGAAGTCAACTGCAAGCCATGTCTGCCAAG TTTTCCAGCCTTCGAGAAGAACGGAAGCGTGAAGAAATGATGGGAAtaatagagagagagaattacaAACTCCGACAG GACATTGTGGAACAAGAATCCAGACTGGCCGAGAAAAACAAACTGATTGATGATTTGCAGAGCAAGATCAACCAGCTCCAGGCAGAGGTTATGGTAGCCCAGCACCACATGCAGAAGCAGCTGTGTGACCAAAGTGAGACGCAGAGCCAAGTCGAGGCCTTGAAGCACGCTGAGCAGCAGGCCAAAGTTGCACTGGAGTGCATCAGTGCCAGG tttgAAAGATTTCGAAGCAAAATAATTCAGGCCACATACAGCGCTGCAGGCGCCAAATCCCCCCAAGCTGAAATTAGCGATGAGGAGGCACTGGAGGCTATGCAG AGAATAATTAGCGAGCGGCTGGATTATCATCAGATGCTGAAACAGAAGGGTGTGAAGGTCCCGTCTCTCTTCAGTAGTGAGCCAGCAAATTTGTCCTCTCCTAATTCTAAGACCACCAAAAAGAGTCCTGTGAAATAG
- the CCDC27 gene encoding coiled-coil domain-containing protein 27 isoform X6: MNLMTKGFSELQELSSRRQQTPVWKLPSGRSTLSKSAQAVRRYYENQADIKPAGVSASEYEPQVEELQRSFLMRPGCPRFSNRATSTSYLESTLSHSPDLSFNLSTISLSSQLNFEEWNAAFQNTYPLESATKAAGQLLLSKSFSGLSKWKSFTEGIVPAEQQRGPIESKIPWYIDVIREKERCLLMMGEKINRLSRCEAECARKDDVISILREEIENLKKHLELLRRESVITEEYSEMQQKGLRQEDMEKELLSGTEIEVASEEEEENEAEAEEKASLIKLREFQQMNQELCKELEKAKTDYDMATGAITSLQRQLAFQESQLRRAESEKEMLQKELRERGSQLQAMSAKFSSLREERKREEMMGIIERENYKLRQDIVEQESRLAEKNKLIDDLQSKINQLQAEVMVAQHHMQKQLCDQSETQSQVEALKHAEQQAKVALECISARFERFRSKIIQATYSAAGAKSPQAEISDEEALEAMQRIISERLDYHQMLKQKGVKVPSLFSSEPANLSSPNSKTTKKSPVK, from the exons ATGAACTTGATGACAAAGGGTTTCAGTGAGCTCCAGGAACTAAGCAGCCGAAGGCAACAGACACCTGTATGGAAACTTCCCAGCGGTAGATCCACGCTGAGTAAATCGGCTCAAGCAGTCAGACGCTACTATGAGAACCAA GCTGATATCAAACCTGCTGGCGTCTCTGCGTCAGAGTATGAGCCCCAGGTGGAGGAATTACAGAGATCTTTTCTAATGCGCCCTGGATGTCCTAGATTTAGTAACAGAGCAACTTCAACATCCTATCTTG AAAGTACTTTATCACACAGCCCTGATTTGTCCTTTAATCTGAGTACCATCAGTCTGTCCTCCCAACTCAACTTTGAAGAGTGGAATGCTGCCTTTCAGAACACATATCCATTAGAATCGGCCACCAAAG cagCTGGCCAGCTCCTACTCAGTAAAAGTTTCAGTGGTCTCTCTAAATGGAAGAGTTTCACAGAAGGAATCGTTCCTGCTGAACAACAAAGAGGACCTATAGAGAGTAAAATCCCATGGTACATTGATGTAATCCGTGAGAAG GAACGATGCTTGTTGATGATGGGAGAAAAGATTAATCGTCTTTCAAGATGTGAAGCGGAATGTGCAAGGAAGGATGATGTAATCTCTATCCTTAGGGAGGAGATAGAGAATCTGAAGAAGCATCTGGAGCTGCTCAGGAGGGAAAGTGTCATCACAGAGGAG TATTCAGAAATGCAGCAAAAGGGCTTGAGACAAGAGGACATGGAAAAAGAGCTTCTCAGTGGTACAGAAATTGAAGTGGCttctgaagaggaggaggagaatgaggcAGAGGCGGAAGAGAAAGCATCCCTGATCAAGCTCAGAGAATTCCAGCAAATGAACCAAGAACTCTGTAAAGAACTGGAGAAAGCAAAGACGGACTATGACATGGCCACAG GTGCCATCACTTCCTTGCAAAGGCAGCTGGCTTTCCAGGAGTCACAGCTACGGAGAGCAGAGTCTGAAAAGGAAATGCTACAAAAGGAGCTTCGAGAGCGGGGAAGTCAACTGCAAGCCATGTCTGCCAAG TTTTCCAGCCTTCGAGAAGAACGGAAGCGTGAAGAAATGATGGGAAtaatagagagagagaattacaAACTCCGACAG GACATTGTGGAACAAGAATCCAGACTGGCCGAGAAAAACAAACTGATTGATGATTTGCAGAGCAAGATCAACCAGCTCCAGGCAGAGGTTATGGTAGCCCAGCACCACATGCAGAAGCAGCTGTGTGACCAAAGTGAGACGCAGAGCCAAGTCGAGGCCTTGAAGCACGCTGAGCAGCAGGCCAAAGTTGCACTGGAGTGCATCAGTGCCAGG tttgAAAGATTTCGAAGCAAAATAATTCAGGCCACATACAGCGCTGCAGGCGCCAAATCCCCCCAAGCTGAAATTAGCGATGAGGAGGCACTGGAGGCTATGCAG AGAATAATTAGCGAGCGGCTGGATTATCATCAGATGCTGAAACAGAAGGGTGTGAAGGTCCCGTCTCTCTTCAGTAGTGAGCCAGCAAATTTGTCCTCTCCTAATTCTAAGACCACCAAAAAGAGTCCTGTGAAATAG
- the CCDC27 gene encoding coiled-coil domain-containing protein 27 isoform X4 produces the protein MRPGCPRFSNRATSTSYLESTLSHSPDLSFNLSTISLSSQLNFEEWNAAFQNTYPLESATKAAGQLLLSKSFSGLSKWKSFTEGIVPAEQQRGPIESKIPWYIDVIREKERCLLMMGEKINRLSRCEAECARKDDVISILREEIENLKKHLELLRRESVITEEKDAASEPVADDSKTKMPGLSSSVQEGLGQSGTKEDLREEVACLKLKLSYSDKILDSKIASLSESLMKDQEELWQLEKEYSEMQQKGLRQEDMEKELLSGTEIEVASEEEEENEAEAEEKASLIKLREFQQMNQELCKELEKAKTDYDMATGAITSLQRQLAFQESQLRRAESEKEMLQKELRERGSQLQAMSAKFSSLREERKREEMMGIIERENYKLRQDIVEQESRLAEKNKLIDDLQSKINQLQAEVMVAQHHMQKQLCDQSETQSQVEALKHAEQQAKVALECISARFERFRSKIIQATYSAAGAKSPQAEISDEEALEAMQRIISERLDYHQMLKQKGVKVPSLFSSEPANLSSPNSKTTKKSPVK, from the exons ATGCGCCCTGGATGTCCTAGATTTAGTAACAGAGCAACTTCAACATCCTATCTTG AAAGTACTTTATCACACAGCCCTGATTTGTCCTTTAATCTGAGTACCATCAGTCTGTCCTCCCAACTCAACTTTGAAGAGTGGAATGCTGCCTTTCAGAACACATATCCATTAGAATCGGCCACCAAAG cagCTGGCCAGCTCCTACTCAGTAAAAGTTTCAGTGGTCTCTCTAAATGGAAGAGTTTCACAGAAGGAATCGTTCCTGCTGAACAACAAAGAGGACCTATAGAGAGTAAAATCCCATGGTACATTGATGTAATCCGTGAGAAG GAACGATGCTTGTTGATGATGGGAGAAAAGATTAATCGTCTTTCAAGATGTGAAGCGGAATGTGCAAGGAAGGATGATGTAATCTCTATCCTTAGGGAGGAGATAGAGAATCTGAAGAAGCATCTGGAGCTGCTCAGGAGGGAAAGTGTCATCACAGAGGAG AAAGATGCAGCCTCCGAACCTGTAGCTGACGACAGCAAGACAAAGATGCCTGGGCTAAGCAGCTCAGTGCAGGAGGGCTTAGGACAAAGTGGCACTAAAGAAGATTTGAGAGAGGAGGtggcatgcttaaaattaaaactAAGCTACTCTGATAAAATTCTGGACTCTAAGATTGCTAGCCTGTCTGAGTCCCTGATGAAAGACCAGGAGGAACTATGGCAACTGGAAAAGGAG TATTCAGAAATGCAGCAAAAGGGCTTGAGACAAGAGGACATGGAAAAAGAGCTTCTCAGTGGTACAGAAATTGAAGTGGCttctgaagaggaggaggagaatgaggcAGAGGCGGAAGAGAAAGCATCCCTGATCAAGCTCAGAGAATTCCAGCAAATGAACCAAGAACTCTGTAAAGAACTGGAGAAAGCAAAGACGGACTATGACATGGCCACAG GTGCCATCACTTCCTTGCAAAGGCAGCTGGCTTTCCAGGAGTCACAGCTACGGAGAGCAGAGTCTGAAAAGGAAATGCTACAAAAGGAGCTTCGAGAGCGGGGAAGTCAACTGCAAGCCATGTCTGCCAAG TTTTCCAGCCTTCGAGAAGAACGGAAGCGTGAAGAAATGATGGGAAtaatagagagagagaattacaAACTCCGACAG GACATTGTGGAACAAGAATCCAGACTGGCCGAGAAAAACAAACTGATTGATGATTTGCAGAGCAAGATCAACCAGCTCCAGGCAGAGGTTATGGTAGCCCAGCACCACATGCAGAAGCAGCTGTGTGACCAAAGTGAGACGCAGAGCCAAGTCGAGGCCTTGAAGCACGCTGAGCAGCAGGCCAAAGTTGCACTGGAGTGCATCAGTGCCAGG tttgAAAGATTTCGAAGCAAAATAATTCAGGCCACATACAGCGCTGCAGGCGCCAAATCCCCCCAAGCTGAAATTAGCGATGAGGAGGCACTGGAGGCTATGCAG AGAATAATTAGCGAGCGGCTGGATTATCATCAGATGCTGAAACAGAAGGGTGTGAAGGTCCCGTCTCTCTTCAGTAGTGAGCCAGCAAATTTGTCCTCTCCTAATTCTAAGACCACCAAAAAGAGTCCTGTGAAATAG
- the CCDC27 gene encoding coiled-coil domain-containing protein 27 isoform X2, with the protein MNLMTKGFSELQELSSRRQQTPVWKLPSGRSTLSKSAQAVRRYYENQADIKPAGVSASEYEPQVEELQRSFLMRPGCPRFSNRATSTSYLESTLSHSPDLSFNLSTISLSSQLNFEEWNAAFQNTYPLESATKAGQLLLSKSFSGLSKWKSFTEGIVPAEQQRGPIESKIPWYIDVIREKERCLLMMGEKINRLSRCEAECARKDDVISILREEIENLKKHLELLRRESVITEEKDAASEPVADDSKTKMPGLSSSVQEGLGQSGTKEDLREEVACLKLKLSYSDKILDSKIASLSESLMKDQEELWQLEKEYSEMQQKGLRQEDMEKELLSGTEIEVASEEEEENEAEAEEKASLIKLREFQQMNQELCKELEKAKTDYDMATGAITSLQRQLAFQESQLRRAESEKEMLQKELRERGSQLQAMSAKFSSLREERKREEMMGIIERENYKLRQDIVEQESRLAEKNKLIDDLQSKINQLQAEVMVAQHHMQKQLCDQSETQSQVEALKHAEQQAKVALECISARFERFRSKIIQATYSAAGAKSPQAEISDEEALEAMQRIISERLDYHQMLKQKGVKVPSLFSSEPANLSSPNSKTTKKSPVK; encoded by the exons ATGAACTTGATGACAAAGGGTTTCAGTGAGCTCCAGGAACTAAGCAGCCGAAGGCAACAGACACCTGTATGGAAACTTCCCAGCGGTAGATCCACGCTGAGTAAATCGGCTCAAGCAGTCAGACGCTACTATGAGAACCAA GCTGATATCAAACCTGCTGGCGTCTCTGCGTCAGAGTATGAGCCCCAGGTGGAGGAATTACAGAGATCTTTTCTAATGCGCCCTGGATGTCCTAGATTTAGTAACAGAGCAACTTCAACATCCTATCTTG AAAGTACTTTATCACACAGCCCTGATTTGTCCTTTAATCTGAGTACCATCAGTCTGTCCTCCCAACTCAACTTTGAAGAGTGGAATGCTGCCTTTCAGAACACATATCCATTAGAATCGGCCACCAAAG CTGGCCAGCTCCTACTCAGTAAAAGTTTCAGTGGTCTCTCTAAATGGAAGAGTTTCACAGAAGGAATCGTTCCTGCTGAACAACAAAGAGGACCTATAGAGAGTAAAATCCCATGGTACATTGATGTAATCCGTGAGAAG GAACGATGCTTGTTGATGATGGGAGAAAAGATTAATCGTCTTTCAAGATGTGAAGCGGAATGTGCAAGGAAGGATGATGTAATCTCTATCCTTAGGGAGGAGATAGAGAATCTGAAGAAGCATCTGGAGCTGCTCAGGAGGGAAAGTGTCATCACAGAGGAG AAAGATGCAGCCTCCGAACCTGTAGCTGACGACAGCAAGACAAAGATGCCTGGGCTAAGCAGCTCAGTGCAGGAGGGCTTAGGACAAAGTGGCACTAAAGAAGATTTGAGAGAGGAGGtggcatgcttaaaattaaaactAAGCTACTCTGATAAAATTCTGGACTCTAAGATTGCTAGCCTGTCTGAGTCCCTGATGAAAGACCAGGAGGAACTATGGCAACTGGAAAAGGAG TATTCAGAAATGCAGCAAAAGGGCTTGAGACAAGAGGACATGGAAAAAGAGCTTCTCAGTGGTACAGAAATTGAAGTGGCttctgaagaggaggaggagaatgaggcAGAGGCGGAAGAGAAAGCATCCCTGATCAAGCTCAGAGAATTCCAGCAAATGAACCAAGAACTCTGTAAAGAACTGGAGAAAGCAAAGACGGACTATGACATGGCCACAG GTGCCATCACTTCCTTGCAAAGGCAGCTGGCTTTCCAGGAGTCACAGCTACGGAGAGCAGAGTCTGAAAAGGAAATGCTACAAAAGGAGCTTCGAGAGCGGGGAAGTCAACTGCAAGCCATGTCTGCCAAG TTTTCCAGCCTTCGAGAAGAACGGAAGCGTGAAGAAATGATGGGAAtaatagagagagagaattacaAACTCCGACAG GACATTGTGGAACAAGAATCCAGACTGGCCGAGAAAAACAAACTGATTGATGATTTGCAGAGCAAGATCAACCAGCTCCAGGCAGAGGTTATGGTAGCCCAGCACCACATGCAGAAGCAGCTGTGTGACCAAAGTGAGACGCAGAGCCAAGTCGAGGCCTTGAAGCACGCTGAGCAGCAGGCCAAAGTTGCACTGGAGTGCATCAGTGCCAGG tttgAAAGATTTCGAAGCAAAATAATTCAGGCCACATACAGCGCTGCAGGCGCCAAATCCCCCCAAGCTGAAATTAGCGATGAGGAGGCACTGGAGGCTATGCAG AGAATAATTAGCGAGCGGCTGGATTATCATCAGATGCTGAAACAGAAGGGTGTGAAGGTCCCGTCTCTCTTCAGTAGTGAGCCAGCAAATTTGTCCTCTCCTAATTCTAAGACCACCAAAAAGAGTCCTGTGAAATAG